The Echinimonas agarilytica genomic sequence ACTCGCATACTTGTGCACATTAACGACACCAATGTCTCCGTGTATCGTAATGTTTTATTAGGCGTTTTAAGAATGGAAATGGGTTGGGTCGTGGCTCAGCTACAAGCACAACCCGAATTAAAACCTATTGCTACACAGCATCTGCAAGTCCTCGATGATGAGCCGCAGCTCAATGCAAGCATGCGCAAGGTATTGGCGCGCGAATTTGCAAACGCTTTGGTCACTTTTGATGCGGTCGACCTTAACGGTGTGACAAAGGCGATGGGATGGGAGCTGGAAATATCGACCATATTCCAGAGCTTGACTTGGCAACGGAATCAAACCACCAATGTGTTGGCTCAAGCCTATGCCAGAGCAATCGATTTGAGTGAAGGAAACGAGGGTATAGAGCCATTAGTTGATGCCTCTGAGGAGTGGCCTGAGTCGGTCGAGTTGTGGAGTGACGACAACTTGCTTGGCGGAGCTATTGTGACTGACCGAATTCGTCATTTGGCTGCGCTATTGCGCTCTACTTTAATGGCCGAAGCCTACTATGCTTTAGCGAGTGATTGGATAAGGCATTCGGGTGATCTTGAATCAATGCCGTCGAGTATTGAATTTTTGGGGTCTCGGGTTAAAGTTAAACACCGCTCTATTGAACAACGCCTATGCCTTGAAATGCCTCAGATCATGTCTCTTGATGACTACTGTATCCGCCTGTTTGACGAGGCTTCAGCGCCAACTGTGCCGCTGACATTTTATGAAGAGCTTGAGAGTGATACAACCTTAGAGCTCATGGAAGATGAGGCCATGCCTGAAATGCAGAGCATGGCTGACGAACATCAGTCTGACTCGCTCAACTGAGTATCTCTAAGTAAGCCTTCTTGAGCCGTTGATGCAACAAGTTCGCCTTGTTGATTAAAGAACCTTCCTTGTACAAAGCCCCGAGCGCTCGAAGCGCTTGGGCTTTCCACTTCGTACAGTAGCCATTCATCAGCTCTGAAAGGACGGTGAAACCACATGCTGTGGTCAATCGTTGCCATCCGTATATGAGGCTGAAATAACGACACCCCATGTGGCTGACCCGCTGTGGGTAAAAAGTTGAAATCAGACGCGTAAGCTAACAAGTATTTGTGAACGCGAGGGTCGTCTGGCAGAGCGCCATTAGTTCGCATCCAAGTCAAGCGTCTACCTTCTGTAGGTGAAGGTGCAAGTGGGTTGTAGAAATCCACAGGGCGCATCTCGATTGGCATTTCACAGGTAAAATAGTCTCGTATTTTCGCTGGAATTTTGTCGGCATGAGCTCTGGCAAAATCTAGCTCTGAGATGAGCTCATCAGGCTGCTTGCAATCAGGCATCACGGCTTGGTGGGTATGCCCGTTTTCCGGCAACTGAAACGATCCCGTTAGGTAGAATATCACCTTGCCATGTTGTATTGCGCTTACACGACGTGCGGAAAAGCTTTTGCCATCTCTAATGGTTTCGACTTCATAAACGATGGGGCGACGGGCGTCGCCTGGCCGTAAGAAGTAAGAGTGAAATGAGTGAATCGAGCGTTCCGCTGGCACCGTTTGCTTGGCTGCAGAAAGGGCTTGTCCAATGACTTGACCGCCAAATACTTGTGGAAATCCTAAGTCCTGACTTTGACCACGGTAAATACCTTGCTCAATCCGTTCAAGGCTAAGCAGATCTAGCAATTCATTGAGTACGGCACTCATCGGAACCTCCGTTTATAAAGGGTTACAGTAAGTGAATAACTGCTTGCTTAAGTGCCTCACTTACACCTAAGTGAGGCGTGGCTTGAATGGTGACATGAGGGTGTGCTTTTTGGCGCTCTTCGATGATTTCGGGCACATCTTCTCGTACGTGTCGGCCGGCTGCTAAAAAGTAGGGCACCACTGTGATGTCAGTACAGCCCGCTGCAACTGCTGCATCAATCGAGTCCTCAATACTCGGCTTAGCCAGCTCTAAAAACGCCGGGACAATGTGTTTATATTGATCGATTAAACTCGAAGCTAATACTTGAGTAAACTCTGTTACTTCTTCATTCGACGCTTTTAAGCGGCTGCCGTGAGCAGCAAGGACTAAGCCTTTGATTGGGGTCATGAGGTTTTCCGGTTAACTAACTTGAAGTTCTAGTACGGCTTGATCTGAGATTAGATCATCGCCTTCGGGGGCCAGTTGACGGTTTACCTTGCCCGATTTGGTCGCTAGCAATGGAATAACAATGTCTTCAGACTGGAGCTCAGCAATAAGCTGCTCTGCTTGAACGTCATCACCTTCTTCTACACACCACTTTTGCAGCATGACAGGTGCATCAGTGTTGAGCATGGGCACATGAATTGTCTCGAATACTTGCTCGTTATTCGCCGCTCCTTGTAGCAGGTGAAGCTGTTTGCAGTGCGCTGGATTAGGTGATTGATCAAAATAAACTTGGCTGATGTTGTCACTCGCATCGTGTGAGACCAAAATATACTGCGGTGCATTTACTTCAGAGTCTTTGAGCAATTGCAATTCGAGCGAATCAGTCAGCGTTAATGCACCGCCATTATTTACTTTGCACACCACGTTTGTGGATAGGGATGCTGGCTGCCAAGCATTGAAAATACCACCGAGAGCCGACAACGTAATATCAGAAAAAGACACATGCACAGTTGCAAGCGTTGTTATTTTGCTTTCTATGTTTGAGCGCAATAGCTTTGCTTTTTGCTGCAATAAACGGCATTTATCGCCGAGTTTGTCGCGACGAACCGATAAGCGGTCAAACCAGCCTTCTTGTGCTCTGGGCTCTGGCAAGTCGTCATCGGCTAGAGCATATTCAGAATCAAGTGCACGGCAGCGTTGATCTACCGCGTCCAAGCGTCCATATTGTTTGGTGAGCAAAACAGCCAGTAATGCGAACGCTACTATGCCACCACTGAGTAGGCCTATCAAAGCGCTATGAGGCAATGGAAGCCACCAGAAACCGCTGCCAACAATGCTCATTAAAATTGCGGTGATAGTGATTCCGAGCCAGCCCAACTTGCGTGCTTTGCAAGCTTCTTGATACTCGAATTGAACATCCCGTATCGCAGTGCCTAACACTTGTTGTTGCTGCTCGATGACACTGATATCCACTTCGCTTTGATGGGCTTGTCGATCAATCTGATTCAGGTGTTGCGACAACAGTTGAATCAGAGTGAGCTGCATTGTTGCCGAATGCTGGCCAATATGAACCAAGTTCCAGATTGGTTTTGCCATGGTGTCTGCACCGAGCTCACTTGCTACCGGTGCAGGCACAATGATTTCCCAATCTACACATTGCGCTCTGAGCTGCGCCTCAAATTGATACAGTTGGCGAAGGCTACCCATGACATCTTGTTTCACGCCCAAAATAACAATGTCGAGTTTGTCCTTTGGCGTTTTCATCAAAAGCTGCTGGGTGGAGAGTTGATATCCTATCAAACTTCCTTGCAGCATACTGATAAAGGCACTTTTAGCCCTGAGTAATGCGGGATCTAACCGTTCAGGTGATAATTGCTGTTGCGCCAGTTGTTGCATGGTTCGCAAGGCAATCTGATGTAAGTACGCAACATTTGTGGCCAATGGTAACGCTTGCTCAAGCGCTTGGATGGATTGCTCTAGTTGTTTAAGACCGGCATACCCTTGAGATACATAAAAATGGCATTCGGCAATCAATGCATTCGCATCAACTTCCAAATGCTCAATCGATGTAATTACCAGAGAAGCGCGTTTAACTAACTCGGTAAACTCCGAATCTTTTTCTGCGATAGCGCTGAGTAACCGGCATCGCCAATAGTTGCCCATTAAGTCGCTGTCGTATAACTCAAGGCTCCGCTTAATGCTCGCCATTGCTCCAGTCTCATTCCCTAGACGAATACTGTGCAAAGCCCATTCTTGATGTTGGTGTAAATTCGCTAAATCTGGACTGGGGTGGCCTACGGGCTCTTGGGGGACGACCAATTCAGCCATCAATGCTGCGTTGGCCGAATTCTCTTCGATAGGCTCTTCGAGCTGATACCCGCATACCGAATAATCAGCGCTGAGAACTTCAAGCGTGGCGTGTGGAATGTTGGCAGTCAGAGCTGTGGCCATTTCAGCCACAATAACTGTAGCAATGTCTTCATCAGTAAGATG encodes the following:
- the tesB gene encoding acyl-CoA thioesterase II; this translates as MSAVLNELLDLLSLERIEQGIYRGQSQDLGFPQVFGGQVIGQALSAAKQTVPAERSIHSFHSYFLRPGDARRPIVYEVETIRDGKSFSARRVSAIQHGKVIFYLTGSFQLPENGHTHQAVMPDCKQPDELISELDFARAHADKIPAKIRDYFTCEMPIEMRPVDFYNPLAPSPTEGRRLTWMRTNGALPDDPRVHKYLLAYASDFNFLPTAGQPHGVSLFQPHIRMATIDHSMWFHRPFRADEWLLYEVESPSASSARGFVQGRFFNQQGELVASTAQEGLLRDTQLSESD
- a CDS encoding sirohydrochlorin chelatase, encoding MTPIKGLVLAAHGSRLKASNEEVTEFTQVLASSLIDQYKHIVPAFLELAKPSIEDSIDAAVAAGCTDITVVPYFLAAGRHVREDVPEIIEERQKAHPHVTIQATPHLGVSEALKQAVIHLL
- a CDS encoding lipoyl domain-containing protein, with protein sequence MSQLFPTIYVSFDGFQRRQLKQDLLRAFNQSILNKLGFKLKYSPRTVVDFGTPDTQQAGELCRQSALFVALLEEQAGHGSRQQMLHSELGFALPEVGTHVLLLSDAKEPDIPASLGRMSEHHDGHIVHLTDEDIATVIVAEMATALTANIPHATLEVLSADYSVCGYQLEEPIEENSANAALMAELVVPQEPVGHPSPDLANLHQHQEWALHSIRLGNETGAMASIKRSLELYDSDLMGNYWRCRLLSAIAEKDSEFTELVKRASLVITSIEHLEVDANALIAECHFYVSQGYAGLKQLEQSIQALEQALPLATNVAYLHQIALRTMQQLAQQQLSPERLDPALLRAKSAFISMLQGSLIGYQLSTQQLLMKTPKDKLDIVILGVKQDVMGSLRQLYQFEAQLRAQCVDWEIIVPAPVASELGADTMAKPIWNLVHIGQHSATMQLTLIQLLSQHLNQIDRQAHQSEVDISVIEQQQQVLGTAIRDVQFEYQEACKARKLGWLGITITAILMSIVGSGFWWLPLPHSALIGLLSGGIVAFALLAVLLTKQYGRLDAVDQRCRALDSEYALADDDLPEPRAQEGWFDRLSVRRDKLGDKCRLLQQKAKLLRSNIESKITTLATVHVSFSDITLSALGGIFNAWQPASLSTNVVCKVNNGGALTLTDSLELQLLKDSEVNAPQYILVSHDASDNISQVYFDQSPNPAHCKQLHLLQGAANNEQVFETIHVPMLNTDAPVMLQKWCVEEGDDVQAEQLIAELQSEDIVIPLLATKSGKVNRQLAPEGDDLISDQAVLELQVS